The window ACCGCGAACGTCGTCCACCCCGGCCCGATCGACACCGAGCTGAACCCGGCGGACGGTCCGTCGGCGGAGTTCCAGCGCGGGCTGACGGCACTCGGCAGCTACGGCCGGGTCGAGGACGTCGCGGCCACCATCGCGCACCTCGTCGGTGAGGACGGCCGGTACATCACCGGCGCCGAGATCGCCGTGGACGGCGGCCTCGCCGCCTGATCCGGCGTGGTCCGGTCCGATCGGGCCTGATCCGGCGTGGTCCGGCCCGTTCGGGGCGGCCGGCGGGCCGGTCGAACGGGGGCGACGGCCGGCCCGGCGCGGTGTTGCGCCGGGCCGGTTGTCGGTCCCCCCGCTTACGATCGGCCGGTCCGACCGCTCGCCCCGAATCGAAGAGGTGTGCCATGACCGCAACGGAAGACCCGATCGACCTGCTCGCCCGGGCCCTCGCCCAGACCGCCGGGCTGATCGACGGCATCGGTGCCGAGCAGGGCATCCACCCGAGCACCTGCCGCTCCTGGGACGTCACCCAGCTCGTCAGCCACCTCCTGTTCGACCTGCGGCAGTTCACCCTGCGGGCCGAGGGCGGCGACCCGGACTGGTCACAGCCCTTCGACCGGGTCGAGGGCGACTGGCTGCACGCCTTCGAGGCCGGCGCCGAAGAGCTGGTGGCCGCCTGGCGCGCGGCCGGCGACCTGGACGGCGTCATCGAACTCCCCGGGGGGAAGCACCTGCCCGCCCGCTTCCCGCTGGACCAGCAGATCGCCGAGTTCGCCGTGCACGGCTGGGACGTGGCCCGCTCCACCGGCCAGTCCACGGCCGGCCTGGACCAGGAGGTCGGGCGGGCCGCGCTCGACTGGGGGCGCGGCGCGCTGCGCCCCGAGTACCGGGGCAGCGAGGAGGAGCACCACTCCTTCGGCCCCGAGGTGGCCGCCCCCGAGGACGCTCCGGTCTACGACCGGTTGGCCGCCTTCTTCGGCCGGGACCCTGAGGCCCGCTGAGCCGCGGGCGGGGTGGCCGGTCGCCGGTGGCCGGCGCCCGGACCAACCGGCTCCGGCTCCCACCCGTACGGAATCCGGCAGGATCCGCTGATGACCCGATCCGCGGTGACTTTGCGCAAGCCCGTGCTCGACGACTGGCAGGCCGTGCACTCCTGGGCCGGCCTTGAGGAGGCTTGTCGCTACCAGGCCTGGGGGCCGAACACCGAGGACCAGACGCGCGCGTTCGTGCAGACCGCCGTCGACGCCTGGTCGCACGCCCGTCAGCAGCGATACGTCTACGTCGCCCGCTTCGAGGGCGAACTCGTCGGCATGGGCGAGCTGCACATTCGCAGCCGTCGCCATCGGCAGGGCGAAATCGCCTACATCGTGCACCCGAGGGCCTGGGGGCGTGGCGTGGGCACGGCGATCGGACGGGAGCTACTGTCGCGCGGGTTCGGCGAGTTGGGGCTCCACCGGATCTACGCGACCTGTGACCCCCGCAACCTCGCGTCGGCCCGGTTGCTGGCCGGGCTCGGCATGACGTACGAAGGGCGGCATCGGCACACCGCGTTGATCCGGGACGGCTGGCGGGACTCCGAGATGTTCGGCATCCTCGAAGCGGAATGGCGGCCGAACCCCGGCGATGGACGGTGATCTCGCTGGTGCGGGCCCATTCGGGCAAGGGCGCGGCCATCGTTGTCGGCACGGGCCGGGCCGAGACGTTCCGGTTCGGCAGGGGTGTGGCCGGTCCGTCCCGGGCCGGGATCAGGGCGTGGGGCGCGGTGCGGGCCCGGCCGTGGTCCGGGTGGTGAACACGGGTACGAGTCCGGGTGCGAAACCGGTCGTCGCCGTGGGTGCCGGGGCCGCCTGGGCGGCGGCGGCCTTCTTGATCGCCTCGCGGATCCGCGGGTAGGTGCCGCAGCGGCAGATGTTCTGGATCCCGTCGATGTCGGCGTCGGTCGGCGCCGGGGTGCGGCGCAGCAGGGCGACGGCCGTCATGATCTGGCCGGGCTGGCAGAAGCCGCACTGGGCGACGTCGCACTCCAGCCAGGCCTCCTGGACGGGATGCAGGACCTCGCCGTCGGCGAGGCCCTCGATGGTGGTGACCGTCCGTCCGGCGCAGTCCTTGACCGCCGCCGTGCACGGCTGGAACTCCTCGCCGTCCAGGTGGCTGGTGCAGGCGCGGCAGACGCCGACCCCGCAGCCGTACTTGGGGCCGGTGACGCCGAGCTTGTCGCGCAGCACCCAGAGCAGTGGCATGTCGTCCGGCGCCTCGACGGTGACCGGCTGCCCGTTGAGGACGAAGGTGTGGCTGGGCATGGGGAGTCGGGCCCTTCGAAGAGGTCGGTGGCGGCGGCGGACCGGGGCCACCGGGGGAGTGCGGGCGGCGGGTCAGAAGTCGAGCGGGAAGGAGCGCGGGGCGGTTCCGGTCGCGCGGGCGTAGGCGTTGGCGACCGCGGCCGAGGCCGCCGGGACGCCCAGCTCGCCCGCGCCGCCGGGTGGACCGCTCGGCGGCAGCAGGTGGATCTCGACCGAGGGCGGGGTGTCCCGCTGCCGGGCGTAGCGGAAGTCCGAGAAGCTGCCCTCGCGGACGGCGCCGTGGTCGATGTGGTTGCCGGCCCGGAGGATCACCGAGATGCCGTCGATCAGCGCGCCCGTCAACTGGGCCTCCAGACCACTGGGGTTGATCACGCGGCCCACGTCAGCGGCGATCACCGCCCGGGTGACCCGCGGCCGGCGGGGGTCGGAGGCGTCCAGCTCGACCAGGTAGGCGACCCGGCCGCCGTTCTCGTCGTGGTAGCCGATGCCCTGGGCCTGGCCGGCGGGCATCGGGCGGCCCCACCGGCCGGCCTGGGCGACCTTGTCCAGAACGGCCCGGCCCTGGGCGTCGCGCAGCCGGGCCCGGCGGAAGGCGACCTGGTCCTGGCCGAGCCGCCGGGCCAGTTCGTCCATCATGATCTCGTCGGCGACCCGGACGGTGCCCGAGTAGACCGAGCGCCAGCTACCGGTGGGCACCTCCAGCGGCACCTCGGAGAGCAACTGGGTCGGGACGCCGACGTTGTACGGGTTCTTCTCACTGAGCAGGAAGAAGGCCTGGGCGAGGCTGATCCCGGCCACCGAGAGGTTGAACCCGGCGGCGGTGAGCGCCTCGCCGAGGCCGTGCCGGAAGTCGGTCCGCACGGTGGCGACCCGGTGTTCGTAGCTGAGCACCTGCCCCAGGCCGTAGGTGGCGCGCACCCGGTGGTGGCTGGCGGGGCGCATCCGGCCGTGGCGCATGTCGTCGTTGCGGGTCCACATCAGCTTGACCGGGCGGCCCGCCGCCCGGGAGATCTGGGCGGCCTCCAGTGCGGCGTCGAAGAACAGCCGCCGGCCGAACGAGCCGCCGCCGCGCACCACATGGACGGTGACGGCGTCCTGCGGCAGGCCGAGTTCGGCGGCGATCGTCTGCTGGGCCACGATCGGGGTCTGCGAGGCGAACCAGATCTCGGCCCGGTGGGGGCGCACGTCGGCGACGGCGGTCAGCACCTCCATGGGGGCGTGGTTGACGAAGGCGAAGTCGAACTCGCCGTCCACGTACTGGGTGAGCAGCGGCGGGACGAGGAACGGGGCGTGGGCGGCGCGGAGTCGGGCCCGGATGTCGGCGTCGGAGAGCGCCGCGACCGGACCGGGGTTCCAGGACGTGCGGAGCGCGTCGCGGGCCTTGAGCGCCTGGTCGAAGGTTTCTGCCAGGACGGCCACGCCGCTCGGGATCCGCACCACGCCGAGGACGCCGGGCATGGTGCGGGCGGCCGAGGCGTCCAGGGACTTGAGGGTGCCGTTGATGGTGGTCGGGCGGGCGACCACGGTCGGCACCGCGCCGGGGACGGCGAGGTCGCCGGCGTACTTCGCGCGGCCGGTGACGATGGACCGGGCGTCGATCCGCCCGGTCCGCCGGCCCACCAGGCGCTGCTGGTCGGCCGGCTTCGGGGTGGCGGGCACGGCCGGGACGGCCACGGCGGCTGCCTCGGCGGCGAGTTCGCCGTAACCGGCCCGACGGCCGTCGGGGGCGAGGACGGCGGAGTCGGCGGTGCGCAGCGTGTCGGCCGGCAGCGACCAGCGGCGGGCGGCGGCGGTGACCAGCCGGGCGCGGGCGGCGGCGGCCGCCGCGCGGACCGGGTCGTACAGCGAGCGCACCGAGTTGGAGGCGCCGGTGAGCTGGTTGAACAGCAGGTCGGGGCGGCCGTCGGAGAGCGGGACGTCGACATCGCCGAGCCGGGCGTCGAGTTCGTCGGCGACGAGCATCGCGATGGTGGTGGTGAGGCCCTGGCCGACCTCCAGCCGGGGGAGGTGGAGCGCGGCGCGACCGCCGGGGGTGATCTCCAGGACCAGCAGGTGGGCGGTGGGCAGTCCGGCCACGATCAGCGCGTCGCCGAGGTCCAGGATGTCCGGGATGCCGGGCAGACCGAGCAACTGCGGTGCCTCGGCGGCCCGTTCGGCGGCGGCGTGGGCGGTGGCGGGTGCGGCGGCGTCGAGTCCGGCCCGGGCGGCGACGGTGAGGGTGGGTGCGGCCAGCAGATAGGTGAGGAAGCGGCGGCGGCCGGTGGGCCTGGCGGCACGGTCGGCGGCGGCCTGGGCGGCGGTGTCCCGCCCGCTGTCCGGGGATGCGACGGAGGTGCTGATGGCAGGAGCCCTTCGAGCCGGGGTCGGCTCCGGCCGGGCGGCCTCGGCGGCCCCGGCCCCGGTGCCGGATCACGAACGCGGTCGAGCATAGGAGGGGGCTACTGGCCGGTCAACACGGGCACTTCGGGCCGGAACGGGCATCTGCGGGGATGTCGGATGGGGCGGATACGGACGGCACCGCAGGGCGTGGCGGCGGCCGCGGTACCGCTGTCCGGGTGACGGCCGGGCCTTGCCCGTACGGGGGTTCGCCGCTCGGCCGCGGGTCCGGCCCGGGGTGTCCGCGAGTCCGCCGGCGAGCGGGACCGCGAAGCCGCAGGAGGCGCCCGTGCGGGTGGTCGGAGCGGACCGGGGCGGCCCGCTCCGACCACCCGCGGGCGTCAGCCCTCCTCGGGCGCCGGGAACCCGAACCGCGCCAGCAGCTCGGCGGTGTCGAGCAGTTGGACACCGAGCCCGGCGACCTCGGCCAGCCCCTGCTCGCTGGTGCGGGAGATCGCGTCGGGCACGGCCACCACCCGGTAGTCCCGCTCGCTGGCCTGGATCAGGGTGGCCCGGGGGCAGTTCGGGAAGTTGCAGCCGACGAGGACGACGGTGTCCACGCCGTGCCCCTCCAGCAGCTCCTGCAGGGGCGTCCGGTAGAACGCGCCCCAGCGCGGTTTGAAGATCGCGTACTCGCTCGGACCCAACTCCTGGGCCCGCCCGGCCAGCAGGAGCTCGGGGTCGAGCGGGGGCGCGCCGAGCGGGGCGAGCGCCGGGGCGAGCCCGCTCCCCTCGGAGCCGGGCGAGACCAGGTCGGTGCCGGAGGCCAGCAGCGTCCGGCGGACCAGGTCGGCGTTGCCGCCGCCCTTCTCGTACAGCCGGACGACGTGGACCACCGGGCGGCCGGCGGCGCGGAAGGCCTCGACCGTCCGGCGCACCTGCGGCAGCACCTCGGTCGTGCCGGGGATGCCGTAGGGGCTCTCGGAGAGGAAGTCCCGCTGCAGGTCGATGGTGACCAGGGCGGAGGACGCCGGGTGCGGGGCGAGGTGCGGGTCGGCCGTCGTCATGCCGCCTCGATCAGGTCGGCGAGGAAGCGCTGCTCGATCCGCTCGACCGTGCGGAAGTCGTCGACGCTGACCTCCTGGAGGTCGATGGTGCGGCCGGAGATGCTCTCCAGCAGGTAGATGAACTCAAGGAAGTCCAGGGAGTCGATGAGGCGGCCCTCGATGAGGTCCTCCTCGCGGTCGATCTCCCGGTCCAGCTCGGGGTTCTTGGCGTTGATCCACTCGATGATCTGCTGCATGACAGCTCCTGGGAGGTTTCGAAGGTGCGCCGGCGACACGTCCGTGACGGAGTCCGCGGGGACGGCGCCGGCCCGGCAGGCGGTAGGACGGGCGGGCGGTACGGGCGGCCCTCAGGCGGTGGTGCCCCCGGCGCGGCCCACCAGGAGGCGGGCCGACTGCTCGGCGGTGGGCAGCACCTCGATGTCCGACAGCCCGGCCGCCGTCATCAACTCCGCCATCTCCGCGGTGGTGTAGCTGCGGCCGCCGCTCCAGAGGGCGAGGGCGGAGAGGTTGTGCAGGGTGGTGAAGACCGGCGCGGTGCGGGACTCCTCCAGGAAGTGGCCGTGCACCAGGACCCGGCCGCCGGTGCGCAGCGCCGCCGCCGAACGCCGCAGGATGGAGAGGCAGTTCTCCGGGCTCTCCTGGTGCAGCACGTTGGAGAGCAGCACGACGTCGGCGTCGGTGCCGAAGGCGTCCCGGTAGTAGTCGCCGGTCCGGGCGGTGATCCGGTCGGCCAGACCGGCCTCGCCGATCACCTTGCCCGCCAGCTCGGCCACCGGCGCGAGGTCGACCACCTCGGCCCGCAGCCCCTCCCAGACCCGGCAGAACGCGATGCTGTAGCTGCCCGCGCCGCCGCCGACGTCGATCAGCCGCCGGGCGTCCTCGGGCGGCAGCGCCCGGGCGACGGCCTCCGCCGTCCGGGAGTTGTACTCGTGCATGCCGAGGATGAAGTCCTCGACGTACGCCGGGTCGTCGGTGAGCCGGCCGCTGCGGTCCTCGACCGCGCGGCCCTGCTCCAGGGCCTGGCCGAGCCGGCCCCAGGGCTGGTACCAGCGGCCCATCACCCGGACCCAGCGCACCAGCGACTCCGGCGAGCCGGTGGTGAGCAGGCGCTCGGCGGTGCGGGTGTTGCGGTACCCGCCGTCGGGGTCCCGGGTCAGCAGCCGCAGGGCGGTCGCGGCGTCGAGCAGCCGCAGCGCGGAGTCCGCGGGGACGGCGCATCGCTCGGCGACCTCGTCGACGCCCAGCGGGCCGTCGGCGAGTGCGTCGAACACCGCGAGCTCGACCGCGGCGATCAGTACCTGGGAGTGCCAGTAGCCGAACGCCAGCTGGCTGACCTGGGTCAGTCCGAGGTCCAGGGCCATGGGGTCACGTCCTTTCGGAGGGTCGGAGGGAGTCGGGGACCGCGTCGCCGGTGAGGGCGGCGTCGCCGGCGAGGGCGGCCCGGAACTCCTCGCGGAGCCGGGCGACCACCCGCCCGGCGGGCTCGACGGCCGTGATCCGCCCGCTGCCGAGGCCGGCGTAGCGGGCCATGGCGTCGATTCGGCCCTCGGCCTCGACGGTGGGGGCGGCCGCGGAGCCGCGCGGCACCGGACGGCGGACCCCCATCACGGTGGTCCAGGCGATCAGGGTGGCCGGCGGCGGCTCGGGCGAATCGGTGACCGGCCCGCGCAGCACCCGGTGCGGACGGCCGGGCCAGCCGATCGAGAAGCGGTCGGTGATCAGGGTGTCCGCGCCGGTCGCCGCGACGACGGCCTTCTTGTAGTCGTCGTGCGCGGCGGACTCCGCGGTGGTCACGAAGACCGTGCCGCACAGCGCCCCGCTCGCCCCGGCCCGGAGCGCGGCCAGCAGGCCGGCGCCGTCGGTGACGGCGCCGGACGCCAGCGCGGGCGGCTCCTGGTCGTAGGCGGCCAGCAGCTCGGCGAGCGGCCGGGTGCCGAGGTGGTGGCCGCCGGCCTCGGTGCCCTGCAGCACGACGGCGTGGGCGCCCAACGCCGCGGCGGCGGCCGCGTCCTCGGGCGTGCCGACCTGGACGACCAGCCGGTGGCCGGCGTCGAGCACCCGGCGGGCCTCGGCCTCCGGCGGCAGGCCGTAGCTGTTGAGCACGAGCTGCCGGTCGGCCGCCTCGATCAGCGCGCCGATCTGCTCCGGGAGCAGCCGGCCCGACACCTCGGGGATCAGATTGACGCCGAAGGTGCGCGCCGTGCGGCGGGCGGTGTCGCCGATCAGCTCGACGGCCAGCGCCCGGTCGCCCTTGTAGAGCGCGACCGTGCCCAGCGCGCCCGCCTCGCTGACGGCGGCCGCCAGGGCCGGTCCGGCGATGCCGCCCATACCGGCCTGCACCAGGGGGAACTCCACGCCGAGGGCGGCGGCGCCGCGCTCGGCCGCGGCGAGCACCCGGGCCCGCTCCCCGGTGTCAGGCGCGGACATCGCGCACCCGGGCCAGGGCCTTCTCGGCGGTGCCGTGGGCGAGCAGCATCGCGTGCACCCAGCGCTCGACGCCGAACGCGGTGCAGCTGCTGTGCGCGGTCTCGCCGCCCGAGGTGATGCCGAGCCGCTCGCCGAAGAAGTTGCGGTGGCGGTTGACCGAGGCGATCGCGGTGCCGTCGGTGGCGACGAACTCGTACTTCACCGGGTCCAGGGCCATCAGCTTCGCCCGGGAGCCGGTCCGGTCGTAGAACGGGTCGTTGGCGGGCTGGTACGACAGCTCGACGCCGAGGCGCCCGGCCAGCTCCTCGACGAAGACCCGGGAGGTGGCGACGTGGTCGCGGGCACCGTCGGCCGAGCCGAAGTACACGACCTCGCGCATGTGGAAGCCCCAGAGCCGGCGCAGGCCGTCGTAGTGGTCCTCGTTGCGGAAGCAGCGGCCGACGGCGGTCAGCCGCAGCTCCTCGCCGACCTCCTGGCCCTCCAGCGAGAGCAGCACGCCGTAGCAGGTGGCCGAGGGCAGCACGTAGCCGGTGGGCTCGACGGGCTGCCGGCCGGCCTCCGCACCGGCCGCCAGCTCGTCGACGGCCTGCTCGGACAGGCGGGCCGCGAGCACCCCGAGGTGGGGGAAGTTCCGGAAGTAGTCGAGCTTGGCCAGGCCCTCGACGGGCAGCAGCGGCGGGCCCACCACGGCGGGCGCGGCGACCTGGTCGGCCAGGCCGGTGAAGAGCGCGTCGAGCTCCAGCAGCAGCGCGGCCCGGTCGGGGTCGAGGGCGACCAGGCCGGGGCCGGGGTCGCGCAGCCGGACGGCGGTGGGCTCTACGGTCGATGTCATGCGAGCGGTACCTCGTTCTCGTGGATGGGGCCGGAGGGCTGGTGGTTCCGGTGGTTCTGGCGGTTCTCGTGTGCCGGTGGTCCCGGCGGGGCCGAGGGCTCAGGCGGCCTTCGGTGCGAGCACGCCGATCCGGCGGTAGAAGGCGGTGGTGCGGCTGACGATCGCGTCGTGGACCGGCCCCCGGGCCGGGTCGGCCAGCAGGCGGGTGCGGAAGGCGAACGGGTCGGGGATGCCGGCGTCCCGGTAGACGTCCACGCTGTAGAGCTGCTGGATCGAGGCGTTGATGTACTTCTCGATGTACTGCCGGGCGGCGCTCAGCTCCTGCTCGTCGCCGGCCTCGCGCAGCCGGTCCCAGAGCGCCCGGACCAGCTGGGCGCCGAACGCGATGTGCCGGGACTCGTCCTGGTGGTGGACCCGGTTGATCGCCCGGATCGTCTCCGGCAGCGCGGTGTCACCGGCCATCTTGCTGTTGAAGTGGTCCACGATCTGCTCGAAGATCAGGATCCGGCTGAACACGATGAAGTTGTCGAACAGCGCGGAGTGCTTCTGGTCGCCGAAGCTCATCGCCCGGTTGGGGTAGAGCTTCCCGCCGTAGCGCAGGCAGAACTCGGCGAAGAACCACATGTGTTCGTTCTCCTCCCCCAGGAAGTGGTGGAAGAACGGCGTGGGGATCTCGTAGCCCGGGGCGTGGATGCGCGCCACGACCTCCTGCATCAGCTCGCGGATGCCGTGCACGTTCAGGCTGTAGAAGTTGACGCTCTCCCACTTGGCCAGCGTCAGGTACTGCTCGCGGGTGAGTTCGGCGGCCGCGTCGGTGCCGTGGACCGTCATCAGGTCCTCGCTCATCCACAGGGCGCCCTCGGGGATGCTCTCCGGCCAGTCGAAGGTCTGGTACGGGTTGTAGTACTCGTTCTCGGCGGCGGTGGTCAGGCGCTCGACGGCGGCGCTGACCTCCTCGTCCCAGATGGCGGGTGCGGTACTGCTCATGGGTGCGTGCTCCTGTGCGACGGAGGGCTTCTGGGGTACTTCGGGCGTACGTCGGGCGTACTTCGGCCGGGCGTACTTGGGCGAACGTCGGGCGCGCTCCGAGGTACGTGGACGTACTTCGGGCGTGACCGGACCTACGCCGGGCGTACTTCGGCCGGGCGTACTTCGGTGGTGGGGGAGGGAGGTCGGGTCAGGAGCCGGCGACCGGGAGGGTGTCCAGGCCCGGCAGGCCGGCCGCGCTCTCCACGAGCAGCCGCTCGAAGGCGCGCAGCAGGCGCTCGATCTCCGGACGGGGGATCAGCGCGGTGTCGGCCATCAGGTACAGCAGGCAGGTGTCCGGCTCGTAGGTGGTGTGCACGAAGAAGTCGGCGTCCTGGCGCTCCCAGGTGCCGATCAGCGAGACCTCGGTCTTCTCGGTGAGCGCCCGCAGCTGCTCCGCGGAGCCGTCGGTGGCCGGCAGCCGCTCCCAACGGTCGTGCAGGCGGACGTCGTTGAAGAAGGACGCGAGCCGCAGGGCGCCGCCGCTCGCCTCCCGGGCCGCGTCGATCACCCCGTCGACCACCAGCGGGTCGTACTGCGCGAAGCGGTAGGCGTTCATGCCGGCGAGGAAGGTGGCGCGGATGACCTCCTCGAAGGTCGGCCGGGCCACGTCCAGGGAGAACAGCGCGTTGGCGGTCATTGCGGCGACCAGGCGGCGGCTGCGCTCGTCGTGCCGGTTGACGGCGATCAACTGCAGGACGGCGGTGCTGTTCCCGGTGTACGCGCCGAGCAGCGCGGCCGTCCCGGCGAGCAGGACGGTACCGGTGCTGACCCCGCAGCGGTCGGCGAGCGCGCTGGCGGCCACCGCTGTGGCGGGCGAGTCCATGCGCAGCCGGACGAACCGCTCGGCGGCGTCCGTGACCGGGGAGGCCTCGCCCGCGACCGGGGGGAACCGTGTGGCCGGGAACATCGTGGGCGGCAGGCCCGCGAGGCTCCGGCGCCAGTAGTCGACCGAGGCGGCGCCGCGGGCGGCGCCCGGGCCCTCGGTCTCGAACCCCGCCTGGTCCAGCGGCTGCCAGGCCGGCGGCTCCGGGTCCTGCCCGGCGAGCAGGTCGCGCAGGTCCTGCTCGACCTGCTGCACGCCCCAGAAGTCGACGCCCAGGTGCGAGAAGACCAGCGCGACCTGGACCGGCTCGCCCTGTTCCGTCACCACGGCGCAGCGGAACGGCCACTCCTCGCGGTGCCGGAAGGGTTCGGCCGCCAGCGCCCGGGACACCTCGTCGGCGACCGTCGCGCCCTCGCCCGGCGGGGCCTCGTGGACGGGGACGGCCAGCTCGCCGGAGGCCGACACGTGCTGCACCGGCCCCTGCCCGGTCTGCTCGAACCGGGTGCGCAGTGCCTCATGGCGCGAGAGCAACCGGCCCAGTGCGTCTTCAATCTGATGGCGCGTCAGACCAGGTGGTGCGGACACGACCCGGGGGATGTTGTAGTAGTGGGCGCCTTCGTCGAGCCACTGGATGGACTTCCAGATGGCGCGCTGACCCCAGGTCATCGGGGCGCTCCCGGTCCGGTCCCCGTGGAACCGGAGGGAGCCGACACGACGTTGTTCCATGCCTATGCCTCTCGGGGCTGCGCCGCGTCAGCGGCGCGGTCGGTTGACGGCGTGGTGCGGTGCGGTGATGCGGTGGGGCTGCCGCGTCCTCGGCCGGGCGCCACGGCAGTGGGGCGCCTCGGGGGTGCGGTGCATCGCTCGGGGACGTGCGGGCGGGCCCGGTCGACCGCCGTACGCGGCCGGCCCGGCGGAACGCGAGGCGGGAGCGGTGCGGCGGTCGACCGGCAGTCGCGGGGACGGTGCGGCGTGAAGTCCGGTGGAGGGTGGGACGCCGCGGAGGGTGGGGCTGGCTGTGGGCCTCGCCCTCGGTCCGGCTTCCAGAGGTGCGGGGCCACCGATCGGGCGGCGGCCCACGTCGACCCCGGTCCGAGGTGAAGGACGGAGACACCGACCCGGCCGGCCGGTTTGCTCCCTTCCGCTTCGGACCCTAGCGACCACCGCTTCGGGTTGTCCAGCACCTTCCGGCGGCCCGCGCCGCCCCTCGGCCGGGCGGGCCGAACCACCCGGCCCGCCCGGAACCGGCAGTTCCACGAATTCCTTGACGTGACCACTGGTCTAGTCCAAGCTGATCGCGGCGCACGATCATGAGCAGCAGCGGAACAAAATCGGTTGTCACCCACGCCCGCCGCTCCGCCGACCGCCCGGGTACCCCGTGGCTCCTGCTCGCGCCGAACCGCACAGCCGCCGGTCCTGCTTCGGGGTGTCTTCCAGCACCGGTACGAACGACCGCGGTCGACGACGTGTCACGCGTCCGCTCCCTTCCTCGCCGGCCCGGCAGTCCGCCGGTTCCGCCCGTCCGTCCTTCCGGTCCACGTCCTGTCGTTCGCCCGGCTCATCGTTCGCCCTGCACGTCGTTCACCCGGCTCGTCATTCGCCCTGCACGTCGTTCACCCGGCTCGTCGGGCCGGTGCCTCACCGGTCCGCCGGCTTCGTCAGCACACTTGTCCACGGGGGTTTTCAAGGTGTCGTCATCCGTTCCGTCTGCCGACGCCGGCTGGCTCGGCAGCCGCGTCAGGCGCTGGCGCGCCGTCGTCGAGCTGCTGCGCCATGCCGGCGCCGGCCTGCTCGTGTCGGGCGCCGTGGTCCACCTCGTGGTCGGGCTGCTGCCGATCGCGTTCATCGCCTGGACCAGCCGGGTCATCGCGGACATCCCGGCCGCCGCGGCGGCCGGGGGCACCACGGGAGCGGACTGGAAGAAGGTCGCCGCGGCGCTCGG of the Kitasatospora sp. NBC_01246 genome contains:
- a CDS encoding condensation domain-containing protein; this translates as MTWGQRAIWKSIQWLDEGAHYYNIPRVVSAPPGLTRHQIEDALGRLLSRHEALRTRFEQTGQGPVQHVSASGELAVPVHEAPPGEGATVADEVSRALAAEPFRHREEWPFRCAVVTEQGEPVQVALVFSHLGVDFWGVQQVEQDLRDLLAGQDPEPPAWQPLDQAGFETEGPGAARGAASVDYWRRSLAGLPPTMFPATRFPPVAGEASPVTDAAERFVRLRMDSPATAVAASALADRCGVSTGTVLLAGTAALLGAYTGNSTAVLQLIAVNRHDERSRRLVAAMTANALFSLDVARPTFEEVIRATFLAGMNAYRFAQYDPLVVDGVIDAAREASGGALRLASFFNDVRLHDRWERLPATDGSAEQLRALTEKTEVSLIGTWERQDADFFVHTTYEPDTCLLYLMADTALIPRPEIERLLRAFERLLVESAAGLPGLDTLPVAGS